The DNA window ATCGCCGGCCGAATTCGATCCTGGATCTGGTCGACCCGCAGTGGCGCGGCCAGGTCGGCGTGGCGAAGCCGCTGTTCGGCACGACCGCCACCCATGCGGCCGTCCTCTGCGATCGCTGGGGCGAGGAGCGGGCGAAGCAGTTCTTTACCGAACTGCAGCAGAACGCGGTCGTGCTGGCCGGCAACAAGCCGGTGGCCCAGGCGGTCGGCAGCGGGGAGCTGGCGTTCGGCCTGACCGATACCGACGACGCCATTCTGGAAGTCGATGCGGGCCGGCCCGTCGTGATCGTTTACCCCGACCAGGGCGAAGGCGAGCTGGGCGCCTTGCGGATTCCCAACACGCTCTGTCTGATCAAAAACGGACCGCACCCGGAAGCGGCGAAAAAGCTGGTCGACTACCTGCTGCAGCCGGCAGTCGAACGCCGCCTGGCCGCCGGCCCCAGCGCACAGTTTCCCGTGAACCCGGCGGTGAAGGAAACCTCACGAGCGGCCCCCGGCCAGTCCATTCGCTGGATGCAAGTCGACTTCCCCGCCGCCGCCCGCCAATGGGAAACCACGGCCGCATTCCTGCAGGAGATTTACACGGGAGTTGATTAGCGGTTAGCGGTTAGGGATTAGCGATTGGCAAAGATCAAAAAGCTAAAAGCTAAAAGCTACCCGCTTTTTGCGCCAGGTAATAATAGTTCATGAAGTCATGCTCCAGCTCACGCACTTCGACCTGCGGAAAGCCCGCTTCCTGGAGCATCTCGAGCGCCAGTTCTTTCCCCCACATGGCTCCCAGGCCGGCGCCGTCGTTCGCCAGGGAAACGGTCATGCAGTGCATGCAACTGATGGTGTACATGAACGGGGCCAGCGGGTGGGCGAGGTTGTTCTCAACATGACTGGAGCCGGCGATATCCTGCATCAGGAACAGGCCGTCGTCGCGCAGCCCGTTGTTGATCTGCCGCAGCACGGCGGCCGGTTCGATCTGGTCGTGGATGGCGTCGAACGCCGTGATCAGGTCAAAGCTGGCCGGCGGCAACGGGCTGGCCGCATCGCCGATCAAAAAGGTGATGTTGGCCAGGCCCAGCTGATCGACCAGGTTGCGTGCGGTCGCGATGGCTTCGTCGGAAAAGTCGAGGCCCGTAAAACGACTGCGCGGGAATCTTGCCGCCAGATGGATCATGGCGCGGCCGCTGCCGCAGCCGACATCGAGCACGTCGATTCCCAGCTCCAGACGTTCGAGGAGTCCCGGCGCCAGCGGCAGGATATGCTCCATCAGGCCGGCGACCACGGTCTGCCCGCTCTCTTCGGCCATCACTTCGTGGAAGCGGGAATACTGGCAGTAATGCACGCCGCCGCCATGGCGGAACTTCTCCACCACGGCGTCTTCCACACTTCCCAGCACCGCGGCGAACTGCGTGACCGTCGCCAGATTGTTCGGGGAGGCCGCCCGGGTCAGCAGGGCCGCATGCTCAGCGGGCAGACGGAAGGTTTTCTCCGCCGGCGCGTATTCAACAATGCGGCCGGTCGTCATGGCGTGCAGCCACTCGCGAACGTAACGCGGCTGAAGTTCGGCCGCCGCGGCGATCTCTTCCAGGGTCGAAGGCGGCAGCTGGGCCATCACATCGAACAGGCCCGTGCGATGGCCGATCGAGATCATCATGGTCAGGGCGCTGCCATTCAAAAGACCTAACAGGCGATCAGCGAAAGACTCTTCCACGGACGTTTCGGGGGCAGGACTGACAGACATCGGCTTCTCCTTGGTAGTTCCATGACACGACAAACGTGCAAGCCTCTTTCCCGGATGCGGCTTGCCATAACCCCGCAGGGCGTAAACCGCTTCGATTTGTTACGGCCTTTTTTCCAGAAAGTTTCCGCCCGCCCGGCGACGTTTGCTGGCACGGCCTGCGCCAGCGTCTCCTTTCTCCGCTAGCTGGCGCCTGTCGCGCCAGAAAACGATCTTGACGCTCAAGGCGGATGTCGCGTAGTTTCTACCCTTGTCCGGCCATAGAAGTTATTTTCCACGGGACTGTGTTAAACGTCGGCACACTTGCCCCTTTAGTTCAGGCCGGCCGTTAGTAGAGTAGTCGACCTGTGCAAAGGATTGCGCAAATGAGCGTGGTCGCCATTATTTCGTCAAAAATGAGCAGCACGGAGCTGCTGGGGAAAAGTCTCATCAACCTGAGTGGGGAACCCCTCCTGGCCCGGGTTCTGGAACGTGTGCAGCGAGCCCGTTCCGTTGATCAGGTCGTTGTCGCGGCATCAACCTCGCCGGCTGACGACGCGATCGTCGCCTACTGCCAGAGCCGCCAGTGGAACGTTTTTCGCGGGGCGGAGCACGACCTGCTGGAGCGTTTCTACCGTGCGGCCCATAAGTATCGAGCCGAGGTCATTGTGCGGGTTGCTCCCGACTGTCCCTTTGTGGATCCGGCCCTGGTCGACGAGGCCGCCAACTGGGTCGGCGATGGCCATTACGACTTCGCCTCCAACGCCGCCATGCCGCGGACTTTTCCCCAGGGGCTAGAGGTCGAAGCGTTCAGCTTCAAGTCGTTCGCCCGCCTGCGGCACGAAAGCGAACTGCCTGCCTGGCGCGAGCATGTTACGACCGGCTACTACCGCCAGGCGGAAAAATATCGCTTGCGGCGGATCGTCCACGAAGAGAACCTGTCGCACATGCGCTGGACCGTGGAGTCCCTGGAAGACCTGGAGTTTGCCCAGACCGTTTACGATTACTTTGGTCACGACGGTTTCTCCTGGACCGCCATGCTGCAGGCCATCGCCAAACGCCCCCACTGGTCACACATTAACCGCCCCGCAAGGCAGCACGCCGGCTAAAGCGGAAGCCGAGCTCGCTGAATTTCCTTTTGCTCGAGTCTGGCCCATGGCTGCTTCGGGTTCCGAATGGACCGA is part of the Lignipirellula cremea genome and encodes:
- a CDS encoding cytidylyltransferase domain-containing protein, producing MSVVAIISSKMSSTELLGKSLINLSGEPLLARVLERVQRARSVDQVVVAASTSPADDAIVAYCQSRQWNVFRGAEHDLLERFYRAAHKYRAEVIVRVAPDCPFVDPALVDEAANWVGDGHYDFASNAAMPRTFPQGLEVEAFSFKSFARLRHESELPAWREHVTTGYYRQAEKYRLRRIVHEENLSHMRWTVESLEDLEFAQTVYDYFGHDGFSWTAMLQAIAKRPHWSHINRPARQHAG
- a CDS encoding class I SAM-dependent methyltransferase — its product is MSVSPAPETSVEESFADRLLGLLNGSALTMMISIGHRTGLFDVMAQLPPSTLEEIAAAAELQPRYVREWLHAMTTGRIVEYAPAEKTFRLPAEHAALLTRAASPNNLATVTQFAAVLGSVEDAVVEKFRHGGGVHYCQYSRFHEVMAEESGQTVVAGLMEHILPLAPGLLERLELGIDVLDVGCGSGRAMIHLAARFPRSRFTGLDFSDEAIATARNLVDQLGLANITFLIGDAASPLPPASFDLITAFDAIHDQIEPAAVLRQINNGLRDDGLFLMQDIAGSSHVENNLAHPLAPFMYTISCMHCMTVSLANDGAGLGAMWGKELALEMLQEAGFPQVEVRELEHDFMNYYYLAQKAGSF
- a CDS encoding extracellular solute-binding protein; its protein translation is MLSGCGGSNTPEVVVYAALDREFSEPILDDFHRASGVRVLAKYDVESTKTVGLATALLQERNRPRCDLFWNNEILHTLRLEQQGLLECYHSPAEKDFPPGYVAADGAWRGFAARARVLIVNTERVPSDRRPNSILDLVDPQWRGQVGVAKPLFGTTATHAAVLCDRWGEERAKQFFTELQQNAVVLAGNKPVAQAVGSGELAFGLTDTDDAILEVDAGRPVVIVYPDQGEGELGALRIPNTLCLIKNGPHPEAAKKLVDYLLQPAVERRLAAGPSAQFPVNPAVKETSRAAPGQSIRWMQVDFPAAARQWETTAAFLQEIYTGVD